From Rudanella lutea DSM 19387, a single genomic window includes:
- a CDS encoding efflux RND transporter permease subunit, with the protein MIEGLIKFSLRNRFLVLLIAAGLFGWGAYSVRTSKIDAIPDLSENQVIVFTEWMGRSPQLIEDQITYPLVTNLQGLPQVKYVRGTSMFGMSFVYVIFNDDTEVYWARERVLERLNYAARLLPDGVSPTLGPDGTGVGHILWYTLDAPGMDLGEQRAVQDWYVKFGLQNVPGVAEIASFGGFQKQYQVTLDPNKLTYYGLSVPQVIGAIRANNNEAGGRKFELSGIGYIIKTTGYLQSVEQIQNIPLRTVSSVPVRVADVATVQMTGETRLGIFDLNGEGEAVGGIVVMRYGENADEVIGNVKKKMEEVARGLPDGVKFNIVYDRSGLIQESVASITHTLIEEMIVVSLVVILFLLHWRSAISIIIQIPITIATSFILLNAFDISSNIMSLTGIALAIGVIVDNGIIMAENAYKNLAVRQAELTAGQHESKVSSVTSKPVEEYGSERT; encoded by the coding sequence ATGATAGAAGGCTTAATCAAATTTTCGCTTCGGAACCGGTTTCTGGTGCTGCTCATTGCCGCCGGTCTGTTTGGCTGGGGAGCCTACTCGGTCAGAACCAGTAAAATCGACGCGATTCCCGACCTCTCGGAGAATCAGGTGATCGTCTTCACCGAGTGGATGGGCCGCTCCCCGCAGCTTATCGAAGACCAGATTACGTACCCGCTGGTAACGAACCTACAGGGCCTGCCGCAGGTCAAGTACGTGCGCGGTACGTCGATGTTTGGCATGAGCTTCGTCTACGTCATCTTCAACGACGACACGGAGGTTTACTGGGCCAGAGAGCGGGTATTGGAACGCCTGAACTACGCGGCCCGGCTGCTGCCCGATGGTGTTTCGCCGACGCTCGGCCCCGACGGAACGGGCGTAGGACATATTCTCTGGTACACGCTTGACGCACCGGGCATGGACCTCGGCGAGCAGCGGGCCGTGCAGGACTGGTACGTCAAGTTCGGCCTTCAGAACGTACCCGGCGTGGCCGAAATCGCGTCCTTTGGCGGCTTTCAAAAACAGTACCAGGTCACGCTCGACCCCAATAAACTAACCTACTACGGTTTGTCGGTGCCGCAGGTCATTGGCGCGATCCGGGCCAACAACAACGAAGCCGGGGGGCGCAAGTTCGAGTTGAGCGGCATCGGCTACATTATCAAAACGACGGGGTATCTGCAATCCGTGGAGCAGATTCAGAACATACCGCTTAGGACCGTCAGCAGCGTACCCGTGCGCGTGGCCGACGTAGCGACGGTGCAGATGACGGGCGAGACCCGGCTGGGCATCTTCGACCTCAACGGCGAGGGCGAGGCTGTGGGCGGCATCGTGGTGATGCGCTACGGTGAAAACGCCGACGAGGTCATCGGCAACGTCAAAAAGAAGATGGAAGAGGTCGCCCGTGGACTGCCCGACGGGGTAAAGTTCAACATCGTTTATGACCGCAGCGGGTTGATTCAGGAGTCGGTCGCGTCCATCACTCATACACTCATCGAGGAAATGATTGTCGTGTCGTTGGTCGTAATCCTGTTTCTGCTGCACTGGCGGTCGGCCATCAGCATCATCATTCAGATTCCGATCACCATTGCCACCAGTTTCATTCTGCTCAACGCCTTCGATATCTCGTCCAATATCATGTCCCTGACGGGCATTGCGCTGGCTATTGGTGTCATCGTCGACAACGGCATCATCATGGCCGAGAATGCCTATAAGAACCTGGCCGTGCGGCAGGCGGAACTGACCGCCGGACAGCATGAATCGAAAGTTTCCTCGGTCACCTCTAAACCCGTTGAAGAGTATGGAAGCGAACGTACCTAA
- a CDS encoding class I SAM-dependent methyltransferase has product MEANVPKNHWEAIYRTKQADQLSWTQAIPATSLAFIQQAQLPKSARIIDIGGGDSTLVDFLLDEGYEHISVLDMSEAALIRAKERLGNRADRVEWIVSDITAYTPVQPFDFWHDRAAFHFLTTRGQINRYVATARASVVPGGYVTIGTFSENGPEKCSGLPVRRYSEQALTDELTRGFRKLRCLTENHITPFQTSQNFLFCSFQREGQN; this is encoded by the coding sequence ATGGAAGCGAACGTACCTAAGAACCATTGGGAAGCCATTTACCGTACAAAGCAGGCTGACCAGCTAAGCTGGACGCAGGCTATTCCCGCTACGTCGCTGGCTTTTATTCAACAGGCTCAACTGCCCAAATCGGCGCGTATCATTGATATCGGTGGCGGGGACAGCACCCTGGTGGATTTCCTGCTGGATGAGGGCTACGAGCACATCAGCGTCCTGGATATGAGTGAAGCGGCTCTGATACGGGCCAAAGAGCGGCTGGGCAACCGGGCCGACCGGGTGGAATGGATTGTAAGCGACATTACCGCCTACACACCGGTTCAACCCTTCGATTTCTGGCACGACCGGGCGGCTTTTCATTTTCTGACGACTCGTGGGCAAATTAACCGCTACGTAGCGACGGCCCGGGCGAGCGTAGTACCGGGTGGGTACGTTACCATCGGCACCTTTTCGGAAAATGGCCCCGAAAAGTGCAGCGGTCTGCCTGTGCGTCGCTACAGCGAACAGGCGCTGACCGATGAACTAACGCGGGGCTTCCGCAAACTCCGGTGCCTAACTGAAAACCATATCACCCCTTTCCAGACGAGCCAGAACTTCCTCTTCTGCTCGTTTCAGCGAGAAGGGCAAAACTGA
- a CDS encoding efflux RND transporter permease subunit, whose product MWKNLKRFFGFGHKNYVDIPDEERLAIIERSSLQVSRGVFYSTVIIITSFLPVFLLTGQEGKLFHPLAWTKTFILLVDALLVVTLAPVLISFFMKGRFKDDHANPITRVLERIYEPLIHWVMRWRKTTIGINILALAVSVPMLLSLGSEFMPPLDEQSILFMPVTLPDVSNAEAKRILQVQDKLIKSVPEVDKVLGKAGRASTATDNSPISMIETIIMLKPKSEWRAGLTKKDLINELDAKLQIPGVVNGWTQPIINRINMLATGIRTDVGIKVHGQSLDSIYAVSEQVKAALEGVPGVKDLYVEPVTGGKYLTVDVNRDALGRYGLTVDDVNGVVESAIGGSPIGQTIEGRRRFSINVRLAQDYRNSVERIRRIPIATAGFGTIPLSAVATVRFEDGPPMITSDNALLRGAVMFNVRDRDLGSTVQEAIDKVGRDLKLPNGYYLEWSGQYENLIRGQRTLLLIAPIVLVVIFLSLYLAFGSAREAFLSLITIPFALIGGAYMVYFYGVNLSVAVAVGFIALFGIAVETGVVMVIYLNDAMKQLVARRGNSRETISLDELRESVIHGAAKRLRPKIMTVSVALFGLVPVLWASGVGSDVMLPIVLPMIGGVLTSSTHILLVTPLIFLMTKEYELKKFGKLDVLEASH is encoded by the coding sequence ATGTGGAAGAATCTAAAACGCTTCTTTGGCTTTGGCCATAAAAACTACGTCGACATCCCCGACGAAGAGCGGCTGGCGATCATCGAGCGGTCGAGTCTTCAGGTCTCGCGGGGCGTGTTTTACTCGACGGTCATCATCATTACGTCGTTTCTGCCCGTGTTCCTGCTGACGGGGCAGGAAGGCAAACTGTTTCACCCCCTGGCCTGGACCAAGACGTTCATCCTGCTGGTGGATGCCTTGCTGGTGGTCACGCTGGCCCCGGTGCTGATCTCCTTTTTCATGAAGGGCCGCTTCAAAGACGACCACGCCAACCCCATAACCCGCGTTCTGGAACGCATCTACGAGCCACTCATTCATTGGGTAATGCGCTGGCGCAAGACAACCATCGGCATCAATATTCTGGCCCTGGCCGTCAGCGTACCCATGCTGTTGAGTCTGGGCTCCGAGTTCATGCCGCCCCTCGACGAACAAAGTATTTTGTTCATGCCCGTTACGTTGCCCGACGTGTCGAACGCCGAAGCCAAGCGCATTTTGCAGGTGCAGGACAAGCTCATCAAGTCGGTGCCGGAAGTGGACAAGGTGCTGGGCAAGGCGGGCCGGGCTTCGACGGCCACCGACAACTCACCAATCAGCATGATCGAGACCATCATCATGCTCAAACCCAAGTCGGAATGGCGGGCGGGGCTGACCAAAAAAGACCTCATCAACGAACTCGACGCCAAGTTGCAGATTCCGGGCGTGGTCAACGGCTGGACGCAGCCCATCATCAACCGCATCAACATGCTGGCCACGGGCATTCGTACCGACGTGGGCATCAAGGTACACGGGCAGAGCTTGGACAGCATCTACGCCGTATCGGAGCAGGTGAAGGCCGCACTGGAAGGCGTACCGGGCGTGAAAGACCTTTATGTGGAGCCGGTTACGGGCGGCAAGTACCTGACCGTGGACGTGAACCGCGACGCGCTGGGTCGTTATGGGCTGACCGTAGACGACGTCAACGGCGTGGTTGAATCAGCCATCGGCGGCTCACCTATCGGCCAGACCATCGAAGGGCGCAGGCGGTTTTCGATCAACGTGCGGCTGGCACAGGATTATCGCAACTCGGTCGAGCGCATCCGGCGTATTCCCATTGCCACGGCGGGGTTCGGTACGATTCCCCTCTCGGCGGTGGCGACGGTACGCTTTGAAGACGGCCCGCCCATGATTACTTCCGACAACGCCCTGCTCCGGGGCGCGGTGATGTTCAACGTGCGGGACCGCGATCTGGGCAGTACCGTGCAGGAAGCCATCGACAAGGTAGGACGCGACCTCAAGCTGCCCAATGGCTACTATCTGGAATGGAGCGGGCAGTACGAAAATCTCATCCGGGGGCAGCGGACTCTGCTGCTGATTGCGCCCATCGTGCTGGTCGTCATTTTCCTTTCGCTCTATCTGGCCTTCGGTTCGGCGCGGGAAGCCTTTCTGAGCCTGATTACCATTCCGTTCGCGCTCATCGGCGGGGCCTACATGGTCTATTTCTACGGCGTGAATCTGTCGGTAGCGGTGGCCGTGGGCTTCATTGCGCTCTTCGGCATCGCCGTGGAAACGGGCGTGGTGATGGTCATCTACCTCAACGATGCTATGAAGCAACTGGTGGCCCGGCGGGGCAATTCCCGCGAGACCATCTCCCTCGACGAACTGCGCGAGTCGGTCATTCACGGGGCGGCCAAACGGCTCCGGCCTAAGATCATGACCGTCTCGGTGGCTCTCTTCGGGCTGGTACCCGTGCTGTGGGCATCGGGCGTTGGCTCCGACGTGATGCTGCCCATTGTCTTACCCATGATCGGGGGTGTACTGACTTCATCGACACACATTCTGCTGGTGACGCCCCTGATTTTTCTGATGACGAAAGAATATGAACTCAAGAAATTCGGTAAGCTCGACGTACTGGAAGCGTCTCATTAA
- a CDS encoding TolC family protein — translation MNSRNSVSSTYWKRLINGGLLAVGLLGAAWGQSPAPTGPVPVLSLDTVLIRIDQNNPLLKPFGSRAAAARAYAEGARSWMAPMVGIGTFMAPYPAQMVMDDRDRGYGMVSVEQDIPNPVKQRATRVYQESKAAVEEAGRGVTLNRLRQDAKGLYFDWLVLEKRRGVLAENRRILQTMKKLADIRYPYQQGSLGNIYKAEGRLYELDNMVTMTEAEIARRRIGLNTLMNRPTGDPLQIDTTYRPAPPTTGLPTTEEIGSRRSDILRMDRQILSMQAGIEAQRAQARPDFRVRFDHMQPFAGVKSMMPTQFTLMGMISIPIVPWASRMYKAEIKGMQQDIAAMRYEREGMLIETQGMVAQMLTDLQNMRTQLENYERRVIPTLRKNYDTQLIAYEQNKADLPVVIDAWETLNMTQMDYLTRLQEYYRMIVQYERELEK, via the coding sequence ATGAACTCAAGAAATTCGGTAAGCTCGACGTACTGGAAGCGTCTCATTAACGGGGGGCTCCTGGCGGTCGGCCTGCTGGGCGCGGCCTGGGGGCAATCGCCCGCGCCGACCGGGCCGGTTCCGGTGCTGTCGCTGGATACGGTACTGATTCGGATTGATCAGAACAACCCCCTGCTGAAGCCGTTCGGGAGCCGGGCGGCTGCGGCCCGCGCCTACGCTGAGGGCGCGCGGAGCTGGATGGCTCCGATGGTGGGCATAGGTACGTTCATGGCTCCCTACCCGGCGCAGATGGTCATGGACGACCGCGACCGGGGTTACGGCATGGTATCGGTCGAACAAGACATTCCCAACCCGGTCAAACAGCGGGCTACGCGGGTGTATCAGGAATCAAAAGCGGCCGTGGAGGAAGCCGGGCGGGGCGTCACGCTCAACCGACTCCGGCAGGATGCCAAAGGACTCTATTTCGACTGGCTGGTGCTGGAAAAACGGCGGGGCGTGCTGGCCGAGAACCGGCGCATTCTGCAAACAATGAAGAAGCTGGCCGACATCCGCTATCCATATCAACAGGGCAGCTTAGGCAACATCTACAAGGCCGAAGGCCGCCTGTATGAGCTGGACAATATGGTTACGATGACCGAGGCCGAGATTGCCCGTCGGCGCATTGGGCTGAACACGCTGATGAACCGGCCCACAGGCGACCCGTTGCAGATCGATACCACGTACCGCCCGGCCCCACCCACGACCGGCCTGCCCACGACAGAAGAAATCGGCAGTCGGCGCAGCGACATTCTGCGCATGGACCGGCAAATCCTGAGTATGCAGGCGGGCATTGAAGCGCAGCGGGCGCAGGCCCGGCCTGACTTCCGCGTCCGCTTCGACCACATGCAGCCTTTCGCCGGTGTGAAGAGCATGATGCCCACGCAGTTTACGCTGATGGGCATGATCTCGATTCCGATTGTGCCGTGGGCCTCGCGGATGTACAAGGCGGAAATCAAAGGGATGCAGCAGGACATCGCGGCTATGCGCTACGAACGGGAGGGGATGCTCATCGAAACGCAGGGCATGGTAGCTCAGATGCTCACCGACCTTCAAAACATGCGTACTCAGTTAGAAAACTACGAACGGCGGGTCATTCCGACGCTTCGGAAGAATTACGACACCCAGCTCATTGCCTACGAGCAGAACAAGGCCGACCTGCCCGTGGTGATCGACGCCTGGGAGACGCTCAACATGACCCAGATGGATTACCTGACGCGCTTACAGGAGTATTACCGCATGATCGTCCAATATGAACGCGAACTGGAGAAATAA
- a CDS encoding efflux RND transporter periplasmic adaptor subunit, translated as MNANWRNKALGGLLAITLLIGCNRGTENKESQAPANPNVAGHEGHGHTSTEETYTCPMHPQIVQKEPGTCPICGMDLVKKASTGGDSLTVSEELKALLQPTNSVVVANMATVQPEARSLPTQAEANGLVTYDTRRLYSIPARFGGRIEKLYVRYQYQPIRKGQKLLELYSPDIVTAQRELLYLLDADAGNTALIASAKQKLRLLGVTDAQLADLQRSRKPSYSLAVYSPYDGYVVEENTITPAAPTPAAGGMGGGGGAGMGSSGMGGGGGGMTPSATDEITFSQPAPPTGGGAIGGSLLIREGQYVQTGQTLFRVVNPGRLWAEFRLYARDAAGIKPGDALTVSFDQTGQPPRQARVNFVVPFIEGGSPFVTIRAYLPGSSNLRVGQLARATIRGRRIDALWLPATAVLDLGNQQVVFIQGDTPNTFRPVRVETGPRTDGYVAIASGLDAGQTVARNAQFLIDSESFVNVSNEK; from the coding sequence ATGAACGCGAACTGGAGAAATAAAGCTCTCGGCGGGTTGCTGGCCATTACGCTGCTGATAGGCTGCAACCGGGGGACAGAAAATAAAGAATCCCAGGCCCCTGCCAATCCAAACGTTGCGGGCCACGAAGGGCACGGCCACACTTCTACCGAGGAAACGTACACCTGCCCGATGCACCCGCAAATCGTACAGAAGGAGCCGGGTACGTGCCCCATCTGCGGCATGGATCTGGTGAAAAAGGCCAGCACGGGGGGGGACAGCCTTACGGTGAGCGAAGAACTCAAAGCCCTGCTGCAACCGACTAATTCGGTTGTGGTCGCCAACATGGCCACCGTGCAGCCCGAAGCGCGCAGTCTGCCCACGCAGGCCGAAGCCAACGGCCTCGTTACCTACGATACGCGTCGGCTCTACTCCATTCCGGCCCGCTTCGGCGGACGGATCGAGAAGCTGTACGTGCGCTACCAATATCAGCCAATCCGCAAGGGACAGAAGCTGCTGGAACTTTACAGCCCCGACATCGTGACGGCCCAGCGCGAACTACTTTACCTGCTCGACGCCGATGCGGGTAATACCGCCCTGATTGCCTCGGCGAAGCAAAAACTCCGGCTGCTGGGCGTAACCGACGCGCAGCTTGCCGACCTGCAACGTAGCCGAAAGCCCAGCTATTCGCTGGCCGTGTACAGCCCTTACGACGGGTACGTCGTGGAGGAAAACACGATTACGCCTGCCGCACCAACGCCTGCTGCCGGAGGTATGGGCGGTGGCGGAGGGGCTGGTATGGGCAGTAGCGGCATGGGGGGTGGAGGGGGCGGGATGACCCCGTCCGCCACCGACGAAATCACGTTCAGCCAGCCCGCTCCCCCAACCGGGGGCGGGGCCATCGGTGGTTCACTACTCATTCGGGAGGGGCAATACGTACAGACCGGCCAAACTCTGTTTCGGGTCGTAAATCCTGGTCGGTTGTGGGCCGAGTTCCGGCTCTACGCCCGCGATGCAGCCGGCATCAAACCCGGCGATGCGCTGACCGTCTCGTTTGACCAGACCGGGCAACCGCCCCGACAGGCACGGGTGAATTTCGTGGTACCGTTCATTGAAGGCGGTAGCCCGTTCGTCACCATTCGGGCGTACCTGCCCGGTAGCAGTAACCTGCGCGTGGGGCAACTGGCCCGCGCTACCATCCGGGGCCGACGGATCGATGCGTTGTGGCTCCCGGCCACGGCGGTGCTCGACCTCGGCAATCAGCAGGTGGTGTTTATACAGGGCGATACGCCCAATACGTTCCGGCCCGTGCGGGTTGAAACCGGCCCCCGGACGGATGGCTACGTAGCCATTGCCAGCGGCCTTGATGCCGGGCAGACGGTGGCCCGCAACGCACAGTTTTTAATTGATAGCGAAAGCTTTGTCAACGTGTCTAATGAGAAATAA
- a CDS encoding efflux RND transporter periplasmic adaptor subunit — translation MRNNVILNRWLYGALTGLMLLGAACRQRGSETTQQADSTAVARSDHDHSGHNHETGEGGQTTYTCPMHPQIVQDKPGTCPICGMDLVPVVKTGEAASEIMLSESQMQLANVVVQPVASGSIGNSTVLNARLAANEQLTDVISSRVAGRIERLYVKETGQAVRKGQVLYEIYSEPLLTQQQEYLLALRQAEELKEPRYDDFRRAAEQKLRLYGMTPEQIVQLARTKTVQPRIPFVAPAGGTVTEIAASEGQYVGEGTLLYRLVNLSQLWVEAELYAGEARYVKVGDQVPVDVVGSEGQRLSARVAFINPEYRAGSQVLVMRAVLPNPGGRFQPGQQARVLLRHGVQRGLMLPVDAVVRAGGGAVVFVQKGPGTFQPRRVQTGTETDQQVAITSGLTGDESVAMSGAYLLYSELILKKGINPITADLSEGVKSTANTEANPTPAPRAEASATPQSHGAPDAFKKQLTGVYEASLKLTEALVASNPSGAKAAATGVEKALTGVDMLLLKGKAHTDWMTYLNAMNGALKTLRSANDLDKQRTAYAGFEDALYRSVKAFGVTDKPIYRQYCPMALNNKGSYWLSDKKPIRNPYFGDQMLTCGETKEEIR, via the coding sequence ATGAGAAATAACGTCATACTTAACCGATGGCTATACGGAGCGTTAACCGGGCTGATGCTGCTTGGGGCAGCTTGTCGGCAAAGGGGGAGCGAGACCACCCAACAGGCCGATTCAACTGCCGTAGCCAGGAGCGACCACGATCATAGCGGCCATAATCACGAAACAGGCGAGGGTGGGCAAACGACCTATACCTGCCCGATGCACCCACAAATTGTGCAGGATAAACCGGGTACGTGTCCTATCTGTGGCATGGACCTGGTGCCGGTGGTAAAAACCGGTGAGGCAGCCAGCGAAATCATGTTGAGCGAAAGCCAGATGCAGCTTGCCAACGTGGTGGTGCAGCCAGTAGCGTCGGGTAGCATCGGCAACAGCACCGTGCTGAACGCCCGCTTAGCCGCCAACGAGCAGCTCACCGACGTCATCAGCAGCCGGGTAGCCGGGCGCATCGAACGCTTATACGTTAAGGAGACCGGTCAGGCAGTCCGCAAAGGGCAGGTTCTGTACGAAATCTACAGCGAGCCTTTGCTGACGCAACAGCAGGAGTACCTACTGGCCCTTCGGCAGGCGGAGGAGTTGAAGGAACCCCGTTACGACGACTTCCGAAGGGCTGCCGAACAGAAGCTACGGCTCTACGGCATGACTCCCGAACAAATCGTGCAGTTGGCCCGCACCAAAACGGTGCAGCCGCGCATCCCGTTTGTAGCCCCGGCAGGCGGTACCGTTACCGAAATTGCCGCCAGTGAGGGCCAGTACGTGGGCGAAGGAACCTTGCTGTACCGGCTGGTGAACCTAAGCCAGCTTTGGGTTGAAGCTGAACTATACGCCGGTGAAGCCCGGTACGTGAAGGTTGGCGATCAGGTGCCGGTGGACGTGGTGGGCAGCGAGGGGCAGCGGCTATCCGCGCGGGTAGCGTTTATCAACCCCGAGTACCGGGCCGGAAGCCAGGTGCTGGTGATGCGGGCTGTACTTCCGAATCCCGGTGGGCGGTTCCAGCCCGGTCAGCAGGCGCGGGTACTGCTCCGGCACGGCGTACAGCGGGGGCTGATGCTACCCGTCGATGCCGTCGTGCGGGCGGGCGGGGGAGCCGTGGTGTTCGTGCAGAAGGGCCCCGGTACATTTCAGCCGCGCCGGGTACAAACCGGCACTGAAACCGACCAGCAGGTTGCCATCACGAGCGGGCTGACGGGCGACGAGTCGGTGGCCATGTCCGGGGCGTACCTGCTCTACAGCGAGCTGATTTTAAAGAAAGGCATTAACCCCATCACGGCTGATTTAAGCGAAGGGGTTAAATCTACCGCAAACACGGAAGCCAATCCGACACCGGCCCCGAGAGCGGAAGCATCGGCTACGCCCCAATCGCATGGTGCACCGGATGCGTTTAAGAAGCAGCTAACGGGTGTGTATGAAGCGTCGCTGAAACTGACCGAAGCGTTGGTAGCGTCTAACCCGTCTGGGGCCAAAGCCGCAGCCACTGGCGTTGAAAAAGCTCTCACCGGCGTGGATATGCTATTACTGAAAGGAAAAGCCCACACGGACTGGATGACGTACCTGAACGCCATGAATGGAGCTTTGAAAACCCTGCGTAGCGCAAACGATCTCGACAAACAACGTACTGCCTACGCCGGGTTTGAAGACGCGCTATACCGTAGCGTCAAGGCATTCGGCGTAACGGACAAACCCATCTACCGGCAGTACTGCCCGATGGCCCTGAACAACAAGGGCAGTTACTGGCTCAGCGACAAAAAACCGATTCGCAACCCCTATTTTGGCGATCAGATGCTGACCTGTGGAGAAACCAAGGAGGAGATTCGCTAA
- a CDS encoding adenylate/guanylate cyclase domain-containing protein — protein sequence MPNLAHVQALHKRYKPQSEIAKLGDVSSFLLKESLNPDRLEKAFLTISNRLGPEFETYFDMGSDADVALLFIDICSFSTRYAQLSSEDLSTFLDAYYERLIPIIYEHGGEIDRIMGDGIIAIFGPPFLKPTTSNAIIKALACSLKTIVLTTNTKFFSKIALHAGKIRYYRNKSTQYPEYTIIGKPVTELYRLESISCDNSITYYSGSLVDQSIEHLIEIGKLPVYNHRNWICTGSQPIISSLKGVDFNHIKHIQHL from the coding sequence ATGCCAAACCTTGCTCATGTTCAGGCACTTCATAAGCGGTACAAGCCACAAAGCGAGATTGCTAAGTTAGGTGATGTGTCATCCTTTCTACTCAAGGAATCGCTTAATCCAGACCGTTTAGAAAAAGCGTTTCTTACTATTTCGAACCGATTAGGGCCAGAGTTTGAGACCTATTTTGATATGGGTTCCGACGCAGATGTTGCTTTGCTGTTCATTGATATCTGCTCGTTCTCAACCCGGTACGCACAACTTTCTTCGGAGGATTTATCTACTTTTTTAGATGCTTACTATGAACGATTAATTCCAATCATCTACGAACATGGAGGTGAAATTGACCGAATCATGGGCGATGGTATTATTGCAATTTTCGGGCCTCCATTCCTTAAGCCCACTACAAGTAATGCTATTATCAAAGCGTTAGCGTGTTCATTAAAAACTATTGTTCTGACAACCAATACGAAGTTTTTTTCCAAAATCGCTTTACACGCTGGTAAGATTCGATACTACCGCAATAAGAGTACACAATATCCTGAGTACACAATCATTGGTAAGCCGGTCACCGAACTCTACAGACTTGAATCGATTTCGTGTGACAACTCAATTACGTATTACAGTGGATCATTAGTTGACCAGAGCATAGAGCATCTTATAGAGATAGGAAAGCTGCCGGTTTACAACCATCGTAATTGGATATGTACGGGCAGCCAACCAATTATTTCAAGTTTAAAAGGAGTTGACTTCAATCACATTAAGCACATTCAACATTTATGA
- a CDS encoding adenylate/guanylate cyclase domain-containing protein, with protein MSAKDAVIEISSDVADIINTGFQFTVSNTKSVPSFDDDDLTFEYGETKRAKQIETCVLYIDIRNSTQISLTHKHHPEFLGRLYVAFTKGMMKAAEYHGGRVRNIIGDRIMVVFPKEACFTSAVHCAITMNMVAQDINRQFPTITFKCGIGIDYGQMLVLKTGLYRRGEERNSTRNLVWLGQPANIASKLTDLANKDIKESKVKVAYKAIQSFLGRGLLGYGYTSPTLGKLLQSPKPIPEKVEKEFTTDEFVRNLWWSDAYSKLNHLPGELESFGILEIKTTTKSILITESVYNGYKAHNTGANDIIKGWWTPQQVKIPNFSGKVYGASLVWV; from the coding sequence ATGAGCGCAAAAGATGCTGTCATTGAAATATCCAGCGATGTTGCAGACATAATCAATACAGGGTTTCAGTTTACTGTCTCAAACACGAAAAGTGTCCCCAGTTTTGATGACGATGATTTAACGTTCGAATATGGAGAGACCAAGCGCGCCAAGCAGATCGAAACTTGCGTTCTATACATCGACATACGTAATTCGACACAGATTAGCCTCACGCACAAACACCATCCGGAATTCTTAGGGCGGCTCTATGTTGCCTTCACGAAAGGAATGATGAAGGCTGCCGAGTATCATGGCGGAAGAGTGAGGAATATTATTGGCGACCGAATCATGGTTGTTTTTCCTAAAGAAGCCTGTTTCACTTCGGCGGTTCACTGTGCAATTACCATGAATATGGTCGCTCAGGATATTAACCGGCAATTCCCTACGATCACGTTCAAATGCGGCATCGGTATTGATTACGGGCAGATGCTTGTTCTAAAAACAGGACTGTATCGCAGAGGGGAAGAACGTAACTCAACACGTAACTTGGTCTGGCTGGGGCAACCGGCAAACATTGCCTCGAAATTAACGGATTTGGCAAACAAGGACATCAAGGAATCCAAGGTCAAAGTTGCCTATAAAGCCATTCAGTCTTTTTTGGGAAGAGGTTTGTTGGGCTACGGCTATACCTCCCCAACACTTGGCAAGTTACTCCAATCCCCAAAGCCGATTCCGGAAAAGGTTGAGAAGGAATTTACAACGGATGAGTTTGTTAGAAATCTATGGTGGTCAGATGCATACAGTAAACTAAATCATCTTCCTGGCGAATTGGAAAGTTTCGGAATATTGGAAATAAAAACCACGACAAAGTCTATTCTTATCACAGAATCTGTTTATAATGGGTATAAAGCTCATAATACCGGAGCAAACGACATTATTAAAGGCTGGTGGACACCTCAGCAAGTCAAGATTCCGAATTTTAGCGGTAAAGTGTACGGTGCAAGTCTTGTTTGGGTATAA